One segment of Thermococcus sp. AM4 DNA contains the following:
- a CDS encoding AEC family transporter: protein MNIAEMLALIALGYVLKRLIKSEEPFDYLRILVNDILLALFIFGNVASKDLAYLLSIKTVFLYVFIIIGISLSTSYLYGRFKLKNDPWAGALMVLSVYPNTAALGFPIASLFLSDITPAILYSTTNSMIVIPIVTFIAAHYSSGGASVRESFLKALKFPPTLANLIALALVIAGVKLPAGIIGPVKTIGWLSIPLLLIYFGSRITLRAFDVRKLLEVGTFRIAIPFAFVFLTLRWERPEVFYSVLVEASMPPAIAANAILAQYKLKAEEAISVTFVLTLLTIALFVALRLILGLG from the coding sequence ATGAACATCGCCGAGATGCTCGCGCTCATAGCTTTAGGCTACGTCCTCAAGCGATTGATTAAATCGGAGGAGCCCTTCGATTACCTTCGGATTCTGGTGAACGATATCCTCCTCGCCCTGTTCATCTTCGGCAACGTCGCGAGCAAAGATTTGGCCTATCTCCTCAGCATTAAGACGGTCTTCCTCTACGTCTTTATCATAATAGGAATAAGTCTCTCAACCTCGTACCTCTACGGCCGCTTCAAGCTCAAGAACGACCCCTGGGCCGGGGCCCTGATGGTGCTCTCGGTTTACCCCAACACGGCCGCCCTGGGCTTTCCAATCGCGAGCCTCTTCCTCAGCGACATAACGCCGGCGATACTCTACTCGACGACCAACTCGATGATAGTCATTCCGATTGTGACGTTCATAGCGGCCCACTACTCCAGCGGGGGCGCGAGCGTCAGGGAGAGCTTTCTGAAGGCACTCAAGTTCCCGCCGACGCTGGCCAATTTAATCGCTTTGGCACTCGTTATCGCGGGAGTAAAGCTTCCCGCCGGAATCATCGGGCCGGTAAAGACAATCGGCTGGCTCAGCATACCTCTCCTCCTCATCTACTTCGGCTCGAGGATAACGCTGAGGGCCTTCGACGTCAGAAAGCTCCTTGAGGTCGGAACCTTCAGGATTGCGATTCCCTTCGCCTTCGTCTTCCTCACCCTCCGCTGGGAGAGGCCCGAGGTTTTCTACTCCGTCCTCGTCGAGGCGAGCATGCCCCCGGCAATAGCGGCCAACGCGATTCTGGCCCAGTACAAGCTCAAGGCGGAGGAAGCGATAAGCGTGACCTTCGTGTTAACCCTTCTCACAATTGCACTCTTCGTTGCACTCCGGCTCATCCTTGGGCTTGGATGA